One window of Balearica regulorum gibbericeps isolate bBalReg1 chromosome 20, bBalReg1.pri, whole genome shotgun sequence genomic DNA carries:
- the TLR4 gene encoding toll-like receptor 4 isoform X2 — protein MGLNASGVPAEVPNTTQHLDLSFSNLKSLEPNYFSSVPELQLLDLTRCHLHTIEDNSFKDLHKLSTLVLTANSLQYLGTAAFYGLASLKKLVLVETNIASLTDLPIGHLHNLQELNLGHNTIASLKLPKYFTNLTSLRHLSFLSNKITYISKGDLDALREANSLNLTLVLSLNDIKYIEPGSFAKIHLGELVLRSSFENFDAMHTSLQGLTGLQVNRLVLGEFSNSQRPVDFHSRLLSGLCQVKMQEFVLICFRKFDSDTDTLFNCIGNISSIRLVDLELEEVSEVPMFSQVKQLECKKCKFKEVPAKKLSLFKELRVLRITKSKHLNSFRQKFESLSNLEVVDLSENRLSFTQCCSPQFLKCPNLKHLNLSFNSDISVTGDFTNVKNLLYLDLQHTKLLGPGSYPVFLSLQKLIYLDISHTRTHVKSQCTFCGLNSLQVLKMAGNSFENNKLANNFKNLSHLHTLDISSCKLVQVDQSTFDALSELKELNISNNKLLSFDPVVYKPLQALTALDFSNNQLSVLLDSALEILPDSLVLLDISQNLFECSCIYLNFLKWVKEKQELLQNKELMICHTPTYMKNMSLSNFSLSSCQINASTVAFSVIMLVAVVVFLFLIYKYYFQLYYALVLLSGCKHSAERGDTYDAFVIHSSKDQEWVIKELVEPLEGGTPPFQLCLYYRDFLPGVPIVTNIIQEGFLSSRNVIAVISTDFLESKWCSFEFDIAQSWQLVEGKAGIIMIVLEEVNKALLRQRLGLSRYLRRNTYLEWKNKEISRHIFWRQLTGVLLQGKKWNHEEVKLM, from the exons ATGGGACTGAACGCCTCTGGAGTTCCTGCTGAAGTCCCAAATACCACCCAGCACTTGGACCTCAGTTTCAGCAATCTGAAATCACTGgagccaaattatttttcatcagtCCCTGAACTGCAGCTTCTGGATCTTACAAG GTGCCACCTCCATACAATAGAAGATAACTCTTTTAAGGACCTTCATAAACTTTCCACCTTAGTTTTAACTGCCAATTCCCTCCAGTACCTGGGGACAGCAGCCTTCTATGGCTTAGCATCTCTGAAAAAACTAGTATTGGTAGAAACCAACATAGCCTCTCTGACTGACCTACCCATTGGACACTTGCATAACCTGCAGGAGCTGAATTTGGGCCACAACACCATTGCTTCATTGAAGCTTCCCAAGTATTTCACCAACCTGACCTCTCTCAGGCACCTGAGCTTTCTCTCCAATAAGATCACATATATCTCCAAAGGAGACCTTGATGCCCTGAGGGAAGCAAACAGTCTCAACCTCACACTGGTGCTTTCCTTGAATGATATAAAATACATAGAGCCAGGGTCCTTTGCAAAGATTCACCTTGGTGAGCTGGTTCTAAGGTCCTCTTTTGAGAACTTCGATGCGATGCACACTTCTCTTCAAGGCCTGACTGGTTTACAGGTCAACAGACTAGTACTTGGAGAATTCAGTAACAGTCAGAGACCAGTAGACTTTCACAGCAGACTCTTGAGTGGACTGTGTCAGGTAAAAATGCAAGAGTTTGTCTtaatctgtttcagaaaatttgACAGTGACACAGACACTCTTTTTAACTGCATAGGCAACATCTCCAGTATTCGGTTGGTGGACCTCGAACTTGAAGAGGTGTCTGAGGTTCCTATGTTCTCTCAAGTTAAACAGCTGGAATGCAAGAAATGCAAGTTTAAGGAAGTGCCTGCCAAGAAGCTGTCTCTTTTCAAGGAGCTGAGAGTGCTTCGTATTACCAAGAGCAAACACCTCAATAGCTTCCGGCAGAAATTTGAGAGTCTAAGTAACCTGGAGGTTGTAGATTTGAGTGAGAATCGCCTCTCCTTCACTCAGTGCTGTTCTCCTCAGTTTCTCAAGTGTCCAAATTTGAAACACTTGAACCTAAGCTTCAATTCTGACATCAGCGTGACTGGAGATTTCACTAATGTGAAAAATTTGTTATATTTGGACCTTCAGCACACGAAGTTATTAGGTCCTGGCTCCTACCCTGTCTTTCTATCCCTTCAGAAACTCATTTACCTCGATATTTCCCACACCAGAACTCATGTTAAATCCCAGTGTACGTTTTGTGGCTTGAACTCTTTGCAAGTGCTCAAGATGGCAGGAAACTCCTTTGAGAACAATAAATTGGCCAACAATTTCAAAAACCTAAGTCATCTCCACACCTTGGATATTTCAAGTTGCAAATTAGTACAGGTGGATCAAAGTACATTTGATGCCCTCTCTGAACTAAAAGAGCTAAACATCAGCAACAATAAGCTACTGAGCTTTGATCCTGTAGTCTACAAGCCTCTCCAAGCCCTCACAGCCCTGGATTTCAGCAACAACCAGCTGAGTGTTCTGTTGGACTCAGCCCTGGAAATCCTGCCTGATAGTCTGGTCCTGTTAGACATCTCTCAAAACCTGTTTGAATGCTCTTGCATTTACCTGAACTTTCTGAAATGGGTCAAGGAAAAGCAGGAGCTACTGCAGAACAAGGAGTTGATGATATGCCATACGCCTACATACATGAAGAATATGAGCCTGTCAAACTTTTCTCTGTCCTCCTGCCAAATTAATGCAAGCACAGTGGCATTCTCAGTGATCATGTTGGTCGCAGTAGTGGTGTTTCTCTTCCTGATTTACAAGTACTACTTCCAGCTATACTACGCATTGGTGCTGCTCAGTGGGTGTAAACACTCTGCAGAAAGAGGTGACACCTATGATGCATTTGTTATCCACTCCAGCAAAGACCAAGAATGGGTGATAAAAGAGCTGGTGGAACCCTTAGAAGGAGGAACACCTCCCTTCCAACTTTGTCTTTACTACAGGGATTTCCTACCAGGGGTACCCATTGTCACCAATATCATCCAAGAGGGTTTTCTGAGTAGCAGAAATGTCATCGCAGTCATCTCTACTGACTTTCTGGAGAGCAAGTGGTGTAGCTTTGAGTTTGACATTGCCCAGTCCTGGCAGCTTGTTGAAGGAAAGGCTGGAATCATCATGATTGTACTAGAAGAAGTGAATAAGGCCTTGCTGAGGCAGAGGCTGGGCCTGTCCCGATACCTGAGGAGGAACACCTATCTGGAGtggaaaaacaaggaaataagCAGGCACATCTTCTGGAGGCAGCTGACAGGAGTCCTGCTACAAGGCAAAAAATGGAATCATGAGGAGGTAAAGCTCatgtga
- the TLR4 gene encoding toll-like receptor 4 isoform X1 — translation MPRRGTLPLWTLTVVLLHLVLVPSQLASCLLNPCLEVIPNKTFRCMGLNASGVPAEVPNTTQHLDLSFSNLKSLEPNYFSSVPELQLLDLTRCHLHTIEDNSFKDLHKLSTLVLTANSLQYLGTAAFYGLASLKKLVLVETNIASLTDLPIGHLHNLQELNLGHNTIASLKLPKYFTNLTSLRHLSFLSNKITYISKGDLDALREANSLNLTLVLSLNDIKYIEPGSFAKIHLGELVLRSSFENFDAMHTSLQGLTGLQVNRLVLGEFSNSQRPVDFHSRLLSGLCQVKMQEFVLICFRKFDSDTDTLFNCIGNISSIRLVDLELEEVSEVPMFSQVKQLECKKCKFKEVPAKKLSLFKELRVLRITKSKHLNSFRQKFESLSNLEVVDLSENRLSFTQCCSPQFLKCPNLKHLNLSFNSDISVTGDFTNVKNLLYLDLQHTKLLGPGSYPVFLSLQKLIYLDISHTRTHVKSQCTFCGLNSLQVLKMAGNSFENNKLANNFKNLSHLHTLDISSCKLVQVDQSTFDALSELKELNISNNKLLSFDPVVYKPLQALTALDFSNNQLSVLLDSALEILPDSLVLLDISQNLFECSCIYLNFLKWVKEKQELLQNKELMICHTPTYMKNMSLSNFSLSSCQINASTVAFSVIMLVAVVVFLFLIYKYYFQLYYALVLLSGCKHSAERGDTYDAFVIHSSKDQEWVIKELVEPLEGGTPPFQLCLYYRDFLPGVPIVTNIIQEGFLSSRNVIAVISTDFLESKWCSFEFDIAQSWQLVEGKAGIIMIVLEEVNKALLRQRLGLSRYLRRNTYLEWKNKEISRHIFWRQLTGVLLQGKKWNHEEVKLM, via the exons ATGCCCAGGAGAGGAACCCTTCCTCTGTGGACACTCACAGTGGTGCTGCTGCATCTGGTGCTTGTCCCATCACAGCTGGCAAGCTGCCTCCTTAATCCCTGTTTGGAG GTCATCCCTAACAAAACTTTCAGATGCATGGGACTGAACGCCTCTGGAGTTCCTGCTGAAGTCCCAAATACCACCCAGCACTTGGACCTCAGTTTCAGCAATCTGAAATCACTGgagccaaattatttttcatcagtCCCTGAACTGCAGCTTCTGGATCTTACAAG GTGCCACCTCCATACAATAGAAGATAACTCTTTTAAGGACCTTCATAAACTTTCCACCTTAGTTTTAACTGCCAATTCCCTCCAGTACCTGGGGACAGCAGCCTTCTATGGCTTAGCATCTCTGAAAAAACTAGTATTGGTAGAAACCAACATAGCCTCTCTGACTGACCTACCCATTGGACACTTGCATAACCTGCAGGAGCTGAATTTGGGCCACAACACCATTGCTTCATTGAAGCTTCCCAAGTATTTCACCAACCTGACCTCTCTCAGGCACCTGAGCTTTCTCTCCAATAAGATCACATATATCTCCAAAGGAGACCTTGATGCCCTGAGGGAAGCAAACAGTCTCAACCTCACACTGGTGCTTTCCTTGAATGATATAAAATACATAGAGCCAGGGTCCTTTGCAAAGATTCACCTTGGTGAGCTGGTTCTAAGGTCCTCTTTTGAGAACTTCGATGCGATGCACACTTCTCTTCAAGGCCTGACTGGTTTACAGGTCAACAGACTAGTACTTGGAGAATTCAGTAACAGTCAGAGACCAGTAGACTTTCACAGCAGACTCTTGAGTGGACTGTGTCAGGTAAAAATGCAAGAGTTTGTCTtaatctgtttcagaaaatttgACAGTGACACAGACACTCTTTTTAACTGCATAGGCAACATCTCCAGTATTCGGTTGGTGGACCTCGAACTTGAAGAGGTGTCTGAGGTTCCTATGTTCTCTCAAGTTAAACAGCTGGAATGCAAGAAATGCAAGTTTAAGGAAGTGCCTGCCAAGAAGCTGTCTCTTTTCAAGGAGCTGAGAGTGCTTCGTATTACCAAGAGCAAACACCTCAATAGCTTCCGGCAGAAATTTGAGAGTCTAAGTAACCTGGAGGTTGTAGATTTGAGTGAGAATCGCCTCTCCTTCACTCAGTGCTGTTCTCCTCAGTTTCTCAAGTGTCCAAATTTGAAACACTTGAACCTAAGCTTCAATTCTGACATCAGCGTGACTGGAGATTTCACTAATGTGAAAAATTTGTTATATTTGGACCTTCAGCACACGAAGTTATTAGGTCCTGGCTCCTACCCTGTCTTTCTATCCCTTCAGAAACTCATTTACCTCGATATTTCCCACACCAGAACTCATGTTAAATCCCAGTGTACGTTTTGTGGCTTGAACTCTTTGCAAGTGCTCAAGATGGCAGGAAACTCCTTTGAGAACAATAAATTGGCCAACAATTTCAAAAACCTAAGTCATCTCCACACCTTGGATATTTCAAGTTGCAAATTAGTACAGGTGGATCAAAGTACATTTGATGCCCTCTCTGAACTAAAAGAGCTAAACATCAGCAACAATAAGCTACTGAGCTTTGATCCTGTAGTCTACAAGCCTCTCCAAGCCCTCACAGCCCTGGATTTCAGCAACAACCAGCTGAGTGTTCTGTTGGACTCAGCCCTGGAAATCCTGCCTGATAGTCTGGTCCTGTTAGACATCTCTCAAAACCTGTTTGAATGCTCTTGCATTTACCTGAACTTTCTGAAATGGGTCAAGGAAAAGCAGGAGCTACTGCAGAACAAGGAGTTGATGATATGCCATACGCCTACATACATGAAGAATATGAGCCTGTCAAACTTTTCTCTGTCCTCCTGCCAAATTAATGCAAGCACAGTGGCATTCTCAGTGATCATGTTGGTCGCAGTAGTGGTGTTTCTCTTCCTGATTTACAAGTACTACTTCCAGCTATACTACGCATTGGTGCTGCTCAGTGGGTGTAAACACTCTGCAGAAAGAGGTGACACCTATGATGCATTTGTTATCCACTCCAGCAAAGACCAAGAATGGGTGATAAAAGAGCTGGTGGAACCCTTAGAAGGAGGAACACCTCCCTTCCAACTTTGTCTTTACTACAGGGATTTCCTACCAGGGGTACCCATTGTCACCAATATCATCCAAGAGGGTTTTCTGAGTAGCAGAAATGTCATCGCAGTCATCTCTACTGACTTTCTGGAGAGCAAGTGGTGTAGCTTTGAGTTTGACATTGCCCAGTCCTGGCAGCTTGTTGAAGGAAAGGCTGGAATCATCATGATTGTACTAGAAGAAGTGAATAAGGCCTTGCTGAGGCAGAGGCTGGGCCTGTCCCGATACCTGAGGAGGAACACCTATCTGGAGtggaaaaacaaggaaataagCAGGCACATCTTCTGGAGGCAGCTGACAGGAGTCCTGCTACAAGGCAAAAAATGGAATCATGAGGAGGTAAAGCTCatgtga